A part of Caldicellulosiruptor owensensis OL genomic DNA contains:
- a CDS encoding tRNA 2-thiocytidine(32) synthetase TtcA, with protein MQYIFSRVRKAIEDFNMIEDRDKIAVGVSAGKDSLTMLYTLSFMRRFYPKKFDVVAITVDMGFEGMDFLPIKEFCDKIDVEFHLVPSQIKQIVFDIRKEENPCSLCANLRRGILNSTAKSLGCNKVALGHHLDDVVETFFLSLFYEGRIYCFSPKTYLDRTQVTVIRPMIYVKEHDLRSAAKKLELPVITNPCPANGKTNRQKMKEFVKSLKQFHPATKDLVFNAIKRNIWGLKD; from the coding sequence TTGCAGTATATATTCAGCAGAGTGAGAAAAGCAATTGAAGATTTTAACATGATTGAGGACAGAGACAAAATAGCGGTTGGGGTTTCTGCCGGAAAAGACAGTCTTACCATGCTTTATACTTTAAGCTTTATGAGAAGATTTTACCCCAAAAAGTTTGATGTTGTTGCTATCACAGTTGATATGGGATTTGAAGGAATGGATTTTTTGCCAATCAAAGAATTTTGTGATAAAATAGATGTTGAATTTCATCTTGTTCCATCACAGATAAAACAGATTGTGTTTGACATCAGAAAAGAAGAAAACCCTTGCTCGCTTTGTGCGAACCTTCGCCGTGGAATACTTAACTCAACAGCAAAAAGTCTGGGTTGCAACAAGGTTGCGCTCGGACATCACTTAGATGATGTGGTTGAAACATTTTTCCTGAGCTTATTTTATGAAGGAAGAATATACTGTTTTTCACCAAAGACATACCTTGACAGAACTCAGGTAACAGTAATTCGACCTATGATTTATGTTAAAGAACATGACCTGAGGTCTGCTGCAAAAAAGCTTGAGCTTCCTGTAATCACAAATCCATGCCCTGCAAACGGAAAAACTAACAGGCAAAAAATGAAAGAGTTTGTAAAAAGCTTAAAACAGTTTCACCCTGCAACCAAGGATTTAGTCTTTAATGCTATAAAGAGAAATATATGGGGGTTAAAAGACTAA
- a CDS encoding phosphodiester glycosidase family protein yields the protein MKKFLSFISFATILSFILSAFAKPYTEILRFKTTWQIAPRTYYEKYELLTDEGFVDINCIKLDLIDGGFDFDVLKASVANTGDFVYNMVYNQIDKNPVAAINANFFYTNTKTDYNKIWPIGISVSGGKILSSPNNKQNTFPAFVYTNSNEILFDYINGLSYKLVNVDSGYEFKIAHINKFTGDLTYPILFTGDYVQKTIGNKYKGIVELIIKDGIITDIREEAPAVALDKDEYLLAATGNYAKNLKTNFKVGDKVEIKIDLSVPLEKIKATASGNTFLLKDGKIPTFTHEIAGRHPRSAIGIDKTGRYLYLVAVDGRNGKSIGLSQGELALFLQSIGVWTAINLDGGYSTQLIAKDNDGNLKAFYNTGKTRKVFDSIAAFYKYRDDKISTFYIDCPNKVFAGEEYPIKVFAKDRFYNTITYDTVYLKVYQDAYEIDIKDGIFTPYKDGVVTVSCVYEDAYQKVQAQKKISVYKPEILTSSKKQLYLLPGESTRLRFYIKDKLGHFKEIDSRKVQAEENPAFEFKDGSFRAKSNFRGFVTFTYKDLKCSIPVGIGETLQLLRSFDYLALSWPKGVSMFLSSKNKTQGKYSNKIYFSVSSTKGKSFKLDFKTPVDLTNISKISFDVCAKNVKVYLGFKMPNGMQKEVEIAQLKSDNFKSYSLNVESYKTLNYILLIPQKTQGYIWIDNLKGNIVNLPPVEDINQYVAKFDSKLAKSSVIFLTKRFENLPGDTKKKLESNLGSYLKCYNLEKDNPPYEKNEKFNIVFLKTKRGSILDFSYYQWMRIKNLSAEKKPLIVVLDIPFESLRQDEKDILIRLLKSKKAPSMIICTTSDYTYVERYDTLYIGYASTNDLLAKSSTKSVNLACDVEKGYIYLARGY from the coding sequence GTGAAAAAGTTTTTAAGCTTTATCTCTTTTGCGACAATTTTATCCTTTATCTTATCAGCATTTGCAAAGCCGTACACAGAAATTTTGAGATTTAAAACAACATGGCAGATTGCTCCTCGCACATATTACGAAAAGTACGAACTTTTGACTGATGAGGGGTTTGTTGATATAAACTGCATAAAGCTTGATCTTATAGATGGCGGATTTGACTTTGATGTGCTGAAAGCCAGCGTTGCAAACACCGGTGATTTTGTCTATAACATGGTTTATAATCAGATTGATAAAAATCCTGTTGCCGCAATAAACGCAAACTTTTTTTACACAAACACCAAGACAGACTACAATAAAATCTGGCCAATTGGAATTTCTGTATCAGGTGGCAAGATTCTATCTTCACCAAATAACAAGCAAAATACCTTCCCGGCTTTTGTATACACAAACTCGAATGAAATTCTTTTTGACTATATAAATGGTCTTTCATACAAACTTGTAAATGTGGATTCTGGCTATGAATTCAAGATTGCACACATAAACAAGTTCACAGGCGATTTGACATACCCTATTTTGTTCACAGGCGACTATGTCCAAAAAACCATCGGAAACAAGTACAAGGGAATTGTGGAGCTCATCATAAAAGATGGCATTATCACAGATATCAGAGAAGAAGCTCCAGCTGTGGCCTTGGATAAGGATGAATATCTTTTGGCGGCAACAGGAAACTATGCAAAAAACCTAAAAACAAACTTCAAAGTGGGCGACAAGGTGGAGATCAAGATAGACCTATCTGTTCCCCTTGAGAAAATAAAAGCTACGGCATCTGGTAATACCTTTTTATTAAAAGATGGCAAAATACCAACTTTTACACATGAGATTGCAGGAAGGCATCCGCGCTCTGCAATTGGCATTGACAAAACTGGTCGATATCTCTATCTTGTTGCAGTTGATGGCCGAAATGGAAAGAGCATTGGACTTTCACAGGGTGAGCTTGCTCTTTTCCTGCAGTCAATTGGCGTGTGGACAGCCATAAACCTTGATGGCGGGTATTCCACACAGCTTATTGCAAAAGACAATGATGGAAACCTCAAAGCCTTTTACAACACAGGCAAGACCAGAAAGGTCTTTGACAGCATAGCAGCTTTTTATAAATACAGAGATGATAAAATTTCTACATTTTATATAGACTGTCCTAACAAGGTCTTTGCAGGCGAAGAGTATCCCATAAAGGTTTTTGCAAAAGACAGGTTCTACAACACAATCACATATGACACTGTATATCTGAAAGTATATCAGGATGCTTATGAGATAGACATAAAAGACGGCATCTTCACACCTTACAAAGATGGCGTTGTGACAGTATCCTGTGTGTATGAGGATGCATACCAGAAAGTTCAAGCACAAAAAAAGATTTCGGTGTACAAACCAGAGATTTTGACCTCAAGCAAAAAGCAGCTTTATCTTTTGCCCGGGGAGTCGACAAGGCTGAGGTTTTATATAAAAGATAAGCTTGGCCACTTCAAAGAGATAGATTCAAGAAAAGTTCAAGCAGAAGAGAATCCTGCTTTCGAGTTCAAAGACGGAAGTTTTAGAGCAAAATCTAACTTTCGAGGCTTTGTAACATTTACTTATAAAGATTTAAAATGTAGCATACCTGTTGGAATAGGTGAGACTTTACAGCTTCTACGGTCGTTTGATTATCTTGCTTTGAGCTGGCCAAAAGGTGTTTCGATGTTTCTTTCATCAAAGAACAAAACACAAGGAAAATATTCAAACAAGATATACTTCAGCGTCTCATCAACAAAAGGCAAAAGTTTCAAGCTTGATTTTAAAACTCCTGTTGACCTTACGAATATAAGCAAAATTTCATTTGACGTTTGTGCAAAAAATGTAAAAGTCTATCTTGGCTTTAAAATGCCAAATGGCATGCAAAAAGAAGTTGAGATTGCGCAGCTCAAAAGCGACAATTTTAAAAGCTATTCCTTAAATGTAGAGAGTTACAAAACTTTAAACTATATTCTTCTCATTCCGCAAAAGACTCAAGGTTACATCTGGATTGACAATCTGAAGGGCAATATTGTAAATCTACCTCCTGTTGAAGATATAAACCAGTATGTTGCAAAGTTCGATAGTAAGCTTGCAAAATCGTCTGTTATTTTCCTGACAAAGCGTTTTGAAAACCTACCTGGTGATACCAAGAAAAAGTTAGAATCAAACCTTGGCAGTTATTTGAAATGCTACAATCTCGAAAAAGACAATCCACCATATGAAAAGAATGAAAAGTTCAATATAGTATTTTTAAAAACAAAAAGGGGTTCGATTTTGGATTTTTCATATTATCAATGGATGAGGATTAAAAATCTATCAGCTGAAAAAAAACCATTGATTGTTGTTCTGGACATACCCTTTGAAAGCCTCAGGCAAGATGAAAAGGATATACTCATAAGACTTTTAAAATCAAAAAAAGCACCTTCAATGATCATCTGCACTACAAGCGACTACACTTATGTTGAAAGATACGATACTCTTTATATCGGCTATGCATCAACAAATGACCTGCTTGCAAAATCAAGTACAAAAAGTGTAAACCTTGCATGTGATGTTGAGAAAGGATACATCTATCTTGCAAGAGGGTATTAA
- the spoIVA gene encoding stage IV sporulation protein A: MDADIYREIAKRTNGDIYIGVVGPVRTGKSTFIKRFMDLFVIPNIEDEYKKERTKDELPQSAQGKTIMTTEPKFVPNEAVEILLSSGARLKVRLVDCVGYLVEGAMGHLEENHPRMVTTPWFEKPIPFEEAAEIGTKKVIQDHSTIGIVVTTDGTITDIPRENYIKAEERVVEELKQINKPFVIVLNTAKPYSPDTQELKKELEEKYKMPVLIVNCLQMQIEDVKRILETVLFEFPIVEVKINLPRWFEELESESWLKKEVYEKIKDYAEKLDKIRDITDQLEILKQHPQIDRCEVVGINLGDGKSELSIYFKEGLLFKIIEEATGFEIKGEHHLVRLLCALSQIKKEYDKLKDALEEAKEKGYGIVAPALDELKLETPEIVKRGNSFGVKLKASAPSLHVIRVEVETEVSPIVGTEKQSEELVNFLMREFEDDPKKIWESNIFGKSLHELVKEGLQNKLYRMPEDAQAKLKETLQKIINEGSGGLICIIL, from the coding sequence ATGGATGCTGATATCTACAGAGAAATAGCAAAAAGGACAAACGGTGACATTTACATTGGTGTTGTTGGGCCTGTCAGAACAGGAAAGTCGACCTTCATAAAAAGATTCATGGACCTTTTTGTAATTCCAAACATTGAAGATGAATATAAAAAAGAGAGGACAAAAGATGAACTTCCTCAAAGTGCGCAAGGCAAAACTATAATGACAACAGAGCCCAAGTTTGTTCCTAATGAAGCTGTTGAAATTTTGTTATCAAGTGGTGCGAGGCTAAAGGTACGGCTTGTTGACTGCGTTGGGTACCTTGTTGAAGGTGCAATGGGGCACTTGGAAGAAAATCATCCGCGCATGGTTACAACACCGTGGTTTGAAAAGCCAATCCCGTTTGAAGAGGCAGCAGAGATTGGCACTAAAAAGGTTATCCAGGACCATTCAACAATTGGAATAGTTGTTACAACAGATGGTACTATTACTGATATACCACGAGAAAACTACATAAAGGCAGAAGAGAGAGTGGTTGAAGAATTAAAACAAATCAACAAACCATTTGTGATTGTTCTCAACACCGCAAAACCCTACTCACCCGATACACAAGAGCTCAAAAAAGAGCTTGAAGAGAAGTACAAAATGCCAGTCTTGATTGTCAACTGTCTTCAGATGCAGATTGAGGATGTAAAGAGGATTTTAGAGACAGTACTGTTTGAGTTTCCTATTGTTGAGGTTAAAATCAACCTGCCCAGATGGTTTGAAGAGTTAGAAAGCGAGTCCTGGCTCAAAAAAGAGGTTTATGAAAAGATAAAGGACTATGCAGAAAAGCTTGACAAAATAAGAGATATAACAGACCAGCTTGAGATTTTGAAACAACATCCCCAGATTGACAGGTGCGAGGTTGTAGGAATAAATTTGGGAGATGGGAAGAGCGAGCTTTCAATTTACTTCAAAGAAGGCCTTTTGTTCAAGATCATTGAAGAGGCAACCGGGTTTGAGATAAAAGGTGAACATCATCTTGTAAGACTTCTCTGTGCCCTTTCACAGATAAAGAAAGAGTATGATAAATTAAAAGATGCTCTTGAAGAAGCAAAAGAAAAGGGATACGGTATTGTTGCACCTGCTTTAGATGAACTCAAGCTTGAGACACCTGAAATAGTCAAGAGGGGAAACAGTTTTGGGGTAAAACTGAAAGCATCAGCTCCATCTCTTCACGTTATAAGAGTTGAGGTTGAAACAGAGGTATCACCAATTGTTGGCACAGAAAAACAGAGTGAAGAGCTTGTAAACTTTTTGATGAGAGAGTTTGAAGATGACCCCAAAAAGATTTGGGAGTCCAATATATTTGGAAAATCTCTGCACGAGCTTGTTAAGGAAGGTTTGCAGAACAAGCTATACAGAATGCCAGAAGATGCTCAAGCAAAGTTGAAAGAAACATTGCAAAAAATTATAAATGAGGGAAGTGGCGGGCTTATTTGTATTATACTTTAA
- a CDS encoding FmdB family zinc ribbon protein, protein MPFYDLRCKECGEEFNIRASIKERENKEIECPNCHSHELEAVFKSVNIISSSRSDSGGYSCSSGCCSGSCGF, encoded by the coding sequence ATGCCATTTTATGATTTGAGATGCAAGGAATGTGGTGAGGAGTTCAATATCAGAGCTTCCATTAAAGAGAGGGAAAACAAAGAGATTGAATGTCCAAACTGTCACAGTCATGAACTTGAGGCAGTTTTCAAAAGTGTAAATATAATCTCATCTTCGCGTTCAGATAGTGGCGGATATTCATGCTCAAGCGGATGCTGCAGCGGGTCTTGTGGGTTTTAA
- a CDS encoding NAD(P)/FAD-dependent oxidoreductase produces MIVLKYTLYGYNNIGVIMKMIYDCAVIGAGPAGLSAAINLAQTNRSVVVFATKEEDSSIYRAPEVNNYLGFHGVSGKELLQAFYDHAKKMGIEIVHKKVINFYKSGDVFTINANNEFYEAYSVILAIGTPKKTLLENEAEFVGRGISYCAVCDGMLYKGRTIAVIGEAIEAEEEAEYLSELAKKLYYVPLYKKNEFHFKDNVEVIFSRPKGVYGEDFVNALELEDRILNVDGVFIIRKTMPADQLIYGLEFTEDGHIKVDSKMQTSIEGLFAAGDAVGRPYQVAKAVGEGQIAGLSASTYVKMVKEKQK; encoded by the coding sequence ATGATAGTTTTAAAATATACCCTGTATGGGTATAATAATATAGGGGTGATTATGAAGATGATTTATGATTGTGCTGTGATTGGGGCAGGACCAGCGGGCTTATCTGCTGCCATAAATCTTGCTCAGACAAACAGAAGTGTTGTTGTGTTTGCAACAAAAGAAGAAGACTCAAGTATCTACAGAGCGCCTGAAGTGAACAATTATCTTGGGTTTCATGGTGTGTCCGGAAAAGAGCTTTTGCAGGCGTTTTATGACCATGCTAAAAAGATGGGCATTGAGATTGTACACAAGAAGGTTATAAACTTCTACAAATCAGGTGACGTTTTTACCATAAACGCAAACAACGAATTTTATGAAGCTTACTCTGTCATTTTAGCAATTGGCACGCCAAAGAAAACTCTTTTAGAAAATGAAGCTGAGTTTGTAGGTAGGGGAATTTCTTACTGTGCTGTTTGCGATGGAATGCTGTACAAGGGAAGAACTATCGCCGTTATTGGAGAGGCTATTGAAGCTGAAGAAGAGGCTGAGTATCTTTCTGAGCTTGCAAAAAAGTTGTACTATGTGCCGCTTTATAAAAAGAATGAGTTTCATTTTAAAGACAATGTTGAGGTTATTTTCTCACGTCCAAAAGGAGTTTATGGCGAAGATTTTGTTAATGCATTGGAACTTGAAGACAGGATATTGAATGTAGATGGTGTTTTTATAATCAGAAAAACTATGCCGGCAGACCAGCTAATTTACGGACTTGAGTTTACAGAAGATGGACATATAAAAGTTGACAGCAAGATGCAAACATCTATTGAAGGACTTTTTGCAGCAGGAGATGCAGTGGGAAGACCTTATCAGGTTGCGAAAGCTGTCGGTGAGGGGCAGATTGCCGGGCTTTCAGCCTCAACATATGTGAAGATGGTAAAAGAAAAGCAAAAGTAA
- a CDS encoding cyclic-di-AMP receptor: protein MKLVLAIISEVDKNKLNLALIENGISATIIYSTGGLLNRGTVSFMIGVEDERVDEVIDLIKKNVSERKEVSKSTLPPALQSLFFVSKQKIEQGGAVIFVLDIENFLKV, encoded by the coding sequence GTGAAATTGGTTTTGGCAATTATATCAGAAGTGGATAAAAATAAACTGAACCTTGCGCTTATTGAAAACGGGATTTCTGCTACAATTATTTATTCAACAGGTGGTCTTTTAAACAGAGGGACAGTTTCATTTATGATAGGTGTTGAGGATGAGAGGGTTGATGAGGTAATTGATCTTATAAAAAAGAACGTGTCAGAAAGGAAAGAGGTTTCAAAATCTACTTTGCCACCTGCTTTGCAGAGCCTGTTTTTTGTGAGCAAGCAAAAGATTGAACAGGGCGGAGCAGTGATTTTTGTCTTGGATATTGAAAATTTCTTGAAAGTTTGA
- a CDS encoding ABC transporter ATP-binding protein: MLEVIDLHVEVGSKEILKGVSLTIPDGETHILFGPNGSGKTTLMMSIMGLPKYKITSGKIIFNGIDITYMPTHERAKLGIGMMFQKPPAIRGVELQKLSEIIKSIRNTDTDIQEYARILNLEEHLSREVNYGFSGGEIKRSELLQLLCQKPSLVLLDEPESGVDLDNITLLGNMIKKILKGEKIKKRHTSGLIVTHTGYILEYVNADKGHILIDGKLVCSGSAKDLFEEIRQNGFGRCENCLQDTI; this comes from the coding sequence ATGCTTGAAGTTATTGATCTTCACGTTGAAGTTGGCTCAAAGGAGATTTTAAAAGGTGTATCGCTTACAATCCCTGACGGAGAAACCCACATTCTATTCGGACCAAATGGAAGTGGAAAGACAACACTCATGATGAGCATAATGGGTCTTCCAAAATACAAAATAACGTCAGGCAAGATAATCTTCAATGGCATCGACATCACATATATGCCTACACATGAAAGAGCAAAGCTCGGAATTGGCATGATGTTTCAAAAACCACCAGCTATAAGAGGTGTTGAGCTTCAAAAACTTTCTGAGATAATAAAGTCTATAAGAAACACCGATACTGACATCCAAGAGTATGCAAGAATTTTAAATTTAGAGGAACATCTATCAAGGGAAGTAAACTATGGATTTTCTGGTGGTGAGATAAAAAGGTCCGAGCTTTTGCAGCTTTTGTGTCAAAAACCAAGCCTTGTACTTTTAGATGAACCAGAATCAGGTGTTGACCTTGACAATATCACATTGCTTGGAAATATGATTAAAAAAATTTTAAAAGGTGAAAAGATTAAAAAACGTCACACCTCCGGCTTGATTGTTACACACACCGGGTATATCTTAGAGTATGTCAATGCAGACAAAGGTCACATTCTGATTGATGGAAAACTTGTATGTTCAGGTTCTGCAAAAGATCTATTTGAAGAGATAAGACAAAACGGGTTTGGGAGGTGTGAAAATTGTCTTCAAGACACTATATAG
- a CDS encoding SufB/SufD family protein codes for MSSRHYIDEEILELAKSALNKKAPFGTDIDLSAFEEAEEKDQISELSKLPEEIQKTILNAGIEVSEEGRSGSFLQLDHSVVYRRLQQRYHGQLEILDINEALEKYPEVREKYFWKAVKPDRDKYTAFSATHPAHGYFIRVFKGQKVEKPIQACLLLQENARIQNVHNIVILEEGAEVQIINGCATAPKVKEGLHIGISEFYLEKGSRLTFTMVHNWAEDFYVRPRGVTVVEDDAVFVSNYVLLKPVKSIQSFPIAILKGKNSVASFNSLLYGLKDSEIDMGSHIILEGENSGGQAISRAIVKDSAKIYSRGILEARQNLSKAHLDCRGILLSDSGLMYAVPELLSAGAPQSHLSHEAAIGPIAEEEVEYLMSRGLSKDEAISLITQGFMDVKILGLPKQLENYIQELILQTQEENM; via the coding sequence TTGTCTTCAAGACACTATATAGATGAAGAGATTCTGGAGCTTGCAAAGTCAGCTTTAAATAAAAAAGCACCTTTTGGTACAGACATTGACCTTTCAGCCTTTGAAGAGGCAGAGGAAAAAGACCAGATTTCAGAGCTTTCCAAACTTCCAGAGGAGATTCAAAAAACAATCCTTAATGCTGGAATAGAAGTATCAGAAGAGGGCCGGTCGGGAAGTTTTTTACAGCTTGACCACTCTGTTGTATACAGGCGGCTTCAGCAAAGGTACCATGGCCAGCTTGAAATTCTGGATATAAATGAAGCTTTGGAAAAGTATCCTGAGGTTCGTGAAAAATATTTCTGGAAAGCGGTAAAGCCTGATAGGGATAAATACACTGCATTTTCTGCAACCCATCCTGCCCATGGGTATTTTATAAGAGTGTTCAAAGGGCAGAAGGTTGAAAAGCCAATACAGGCGTGCCTGCTTTTGCAGGAAAATGCAAGGATACAAAACGTGCACAATATTGTCATCTTGGAAGAAGGTGCAGAGGTTCAGATTATAAACGGATGTGCAACAGCACCAAAGGTAAAGGAAGGGCTTCACATTGGAATTTCTGAGTTTTACCTTGAAAAGGGAAGCAGGCTCACCTTTACAATGGTTCACAACTGGGCAGAAGATTTTTATGTCAGACCCCGCGGCGTAACAGTTGTTGAGGATGATGCTGTGTTTGTTTCAAACTATGTGCTTTTAAAACCTGTGAAGTCCATACAGTCGTTTCCCATTGCAATCTTGAAAGGTAAAAACTCGGTTGCATCCTTCAACTCACTCCTGTACGGGCTAAAAGACTCTGAGATTGACATGGGCTCACATATTATACTGGAAGGTGAAAATTCAGGCGGACAGGCAATATCAAGGGCAATTGTAAAAGACAGCGCAAAGATATACTCGCGCGGAATTTTAGAGGCTCGGCAGAACCTCTCAAAAGCGCACCTTGACTGCCGCGGTATTCTTCTTTCTGATAGCGGACTTATGTACGCTGTGCCGGAACTTTTATCTGCAGGAGCACCCCAGAGCCATCTTTCACATGAGGCTGCAATCGGTCCTATTGCCGAAGAAGAGGTAGAGTACCTCATGAGCAGAGGACTTTCAAAAGACGAGGCAATATCTCTGATTACACAGGGGTTTATGGATGTAAAAATACTTGGGCTTCCAAAACAGCTTGAAAATTATATTCAGGAGCTTATTTTACAAACGCAGGAGGAAAATATGTAA
- a CDS encoding ABC transporter permease encodes MGKFLLSCKMAIQSIFLNRLRSFLTLLGVVIGVGAVVAAVGLAEGTTASITKEIENLGTNVVYVFIRPASKSEDISIDKFLDFARKNSDVILGVSPFIQYPGEALFKSKKEECQIVGATSEYMMVQGLSLSKGRFISPVDDDFRQKVAVIGSRIQSKLFGKQNPIGQEINVNGQVFKVIGVLKEKQGGRDNTVDDSIIVPVFVVNSLSAGEMALLKNFLVRTVSPDKNKEAKKRIKEFVSKFVKKEDNYSIYDMSELMSMLNRVTYFLMIILGGIATISLVVGGIGIMNIMLVSVTERTREIGIRKAVGAKRSDIRVQFLIESMVITGVGGIIGILLGFVVIAVGISRIPGVEPVYSLKWALVAFGISVLIGIVFGMLPAEKAARLNPIEALRYE; translated from the coding sequence ATGGGAAAGTTTTTGCTTTCATGCAAGATGGCAATCCAGAGTATTTTTCTAAACAGGCTAAGATCATTTTTAACACTTCTCGGTGTTGTCATAGGAGTTGGTGCAGTTGTTGCAGCAGTAGGACTGGCAGAGGGAACTACTGCAAGCATAACAAAAGAAATAGAAAATCTTGGTACAAATGTTGTATATGTTTTTATAAGACCGGCTTCAAAAAGCGAAGATATTTCAATTGATAAATTTTTAGATTTTGCAAGAAAAAATAGCGATGTCATACTTGGTGTAAGTCCATTCATACAATATCCGGGTGAGGCACTTTTTAAAAGCAAAAAAGAAGAGTGCCAGATTGTTGGTGCAACATCAGAATATATGATGGTTCAAGGTCTTTCTTTGTCTAAAGGGAGGTTTATATCTCCGGTTGATGATGATTTTAGACAGAAAGTTGCAGTAATAGGTTCAAGAATTCAAAGCAAACTTTTTGGTAAGCAAAATCCAATAGGTCAGGAGATTAATGTAAACGGTCAGGTTTTCAAGGTAATTGGTGTTTTGAAAGAAAAACAGGGTGGCAGAGATAATACAGTTGATGACAGCATTATAGTTCCTGTGTTTGTAGTAAATAGCCTTTCAGCAGGTGAGATGGCACTTTTGAAAAATTTTCTAGTACGGACAGTTTCACCAGATAAGAACAAAGAAGCGAAAAAAAGGATAAAAGAGTTTGTAAGTAAGTTTGTAAAAAAGGAAGACAACTATTCTATCTATGATATGTCAGAACTTATGTCGATGCTAAACAGAGTAACATATTTTTTAATGATAATACTTGGTGGAATTGCTACAATATCTCTTGTGGTTGGTGGCATTGGAATAATGAACATTATGCTTGTATCTGTTACAGAGAGAACGAGGGAGATTGGAATCAGAAAAGCAGTTGGGGCAAAAAGAAGTGACATAAGAGTGCAGTTTCTTATAGAATCAATGGTTATAACAGGAGTTGGGGGAATAATTGGAATATTACTTGGTTTTGTTGTGATTGCAGTTGGGATTTCGCGAATTCCGGGTGTTGAACCTGTATATTCATTGAAATGGGCTCTTGTGGCTTTTGGGATTTCGGTTTTAATTGGAATTGTTTTTGGGATGCTCCCGGCAGAGAAAGCAGCGCGCTTAAATCCTATTGAAGCGCTAAGATATGAATAA